In one Candidatus Nitronereus thalassa genomic region, the following are encoded:
- a CDS encoding sigma-54 dependent transcriptional regulator — protein MSGNICIVDDEPSILNTLSSILEDEGHQVTLAKSGAEALKLIRSEPPDLVILDIWMPEIDGLETLKRVRQQFPNLMVIMMSGHGSVETAVKATKLGAYDYLEKPLDLEKVTILVRNALHQRKLEEENLNLRIQVERHSELVGDSPVMETLRQQISAAAPTHSRVLISGENGTGKELVARAIHLQSPRRSRSFVEVNCAAIPETLIETELFGHERGAFTGAVAQRRGKFDLADGGTLFLDEIADMSVATQAKVLRVLQEQQFTRVGGGKLIKVNVRVIAASNKDLRQEIEKGTFREDLFYRLNVLPIEVPPLRNRCQDIPALVRHFLRIHAEEQGMKLKEITDGALEVLARHDWPGNIRELRNQVERLMIMVPKPVIETADVIPFMPGGQDGAIHRVSALDTYDSLRDARHAFEREYITHRLRDNGWNVSKTADDLQIERSHLHRKIKLLNVELRPEA, from the coding sequence ATGTCCGGTAACATCTGTATCGTTGATGACGAACCATCCATTTTGAATACACTCAGCAGTATTCTCGAGGATGAGGGGCATCAGGTAACACTGGCAAAGAGTGGGGCGGAAGCTTTAAAGCTCATCCGCTCTGAACCTCCCGATCTCGTGATCCTTGATATTTGGATGCCAGAGATCGACGGGCTGGAAACTCTGAAGCGTGTTCGTCAGCAATTTCCGAATCTCATGGTGATCATGATGTCGGGCCATGGGTCGGTAGAGACTGCGGTCAAAGCCACTAAACTTGGGGCTTATGATTACCTTGAAAAACCTCTTGATCTCGAAAAAGTCACTATTCTTGTTCGCAACGCGCTACATCAGCGCAAGCTCGAAGAAGAAAATCTTAATCTCCGTATTCAAGTCGAACGGCATTCCGAGTTAGTTGGCGATTCTCCTGTCATGGAGACTCTGCGTCAGCAAATATCCGCTGCGGCGCCTACCCATAGTCGTGTGCTTATTTCCGGAGAAAATGGAACGGGGAAAGAGCTTGTGGCCCGGGCGATTCATCTTCAAAGCCCGAGACGCAGTCGATCGTTTGTGGAAGTGAATTGCGCCGCGATTCCTGAAACACTTATTGAGACCGAATTGTTTGGTCATGAACGTGGCGCCTTTACCGGCGCAGTGGCTCAGCGTCGAGGAAAGTTCGATCTTGCAGATGGCGGAACCCTTTTCTTGGATGAAATCGCGGATATGAGTGTGGCCACACAGGCCAAAGTCCTTCGGGTGCTTCAAGAGCAACAGTTCACGCGCGTCGGGGGAGGCAAACTTATTAAAGTCAATGTACGGGTGATTGCCGCGTCAAATAAGGATCTGCGGCAGGAAATTGAAAAGGGAACCTTCCGAGAGGATTTATTTTATCGGCTCAATGTGCTTCCCATCGAAGTGCCGCCACTTCGAAATCGATGCCAAGATATTCCTGCGCTAGTTCGACATTTTTTGCGTATCCATGCTGAAGAGCAGGGGATGAAACTCAAAGAAATTACAGATGGAGCGTTGGAGGTGTTGGCTCGGCATGACTGGCCTGGCAATATCCGTGAGCTCCGCAATCAGGTGGAACGGCTCATGATTATGGTCCCCAAACCTGTGATCGAAACCGCGGATGTCATTCCTTTTATGCCTGGAGGCCAAGATGGAGCGATCCATCGAGTCAGTGCCTTGGATACCTATGATTCATTGCGAGATGCCCGACATGCGTTTGAACGGGAATATATTACCCACCGTCTTCGGGATAATGGATGGAATGTATCGAAAACCGCTGACGATCTTCAGATAGAGCGTAGTCATTTACATCGAAAAATTAAATTGCTGAATGTCGAGCTTCGGCCTGAAGCCTAA
- the purN gene encoding phosphoribosylglycinamide formyltransferase: MPLRLGVLASGRGSNLQAIIDSIENKKLDATITIIVSNKSDAQALERAQQHGIKGMYLNPKSVIGESDPRKAYDQKILEVLKAHEVQLVLLAGYMKIVTSVLIEAYQWRMMNIHPSLLPSFPGLNGQQQALDAGVKISGCTVHFVTEGVDEGPIILQAAVPVHEGDSVDSLSARILEQEHRLYPQAVALFAAGRLSVEGQKTKILEPAS, translated from the coding sequence ATGCCCCTGCGTCTTGGCGTACTGGCTTCTGGCCGAGGGTCTAATCTTCAAGCGATTATCGACTCAATCGAAAACAAGAAGCTTGATGCGACTATTACGATCATCGTGAGTAACAAAAGTGATGCGCAAGCACTGGAGCGAGCTCAGCAACATGGCATAAAAGGGATGTATCTCAATCCAAAATCTGTGATCGGAGAATCCGATCCTCGAAAGGCCTACGACCAAAAAATATTGGAAGTGTTGAAAGCGCATGAAGTGCAATTGGTACTGCTGGCCGGATATATGAAAATTGTCACGTCAGTGCTTATTGAAGCGTACCAGTGGCGCATGATGAATATTCATCCGTCTCTTCTTCCGTCATTTCCTGGATTGAATGGCCAACAACAGGCATTAGACGCTGGAGTAAAAATCTCAGGGTGCACCGTGCATTTTGTAACAGAAGGTGTCGATGAGGGCCCCATTATTTTACAAGCTGCCGTGCCTGTACACGAAGGAGATTCGGTGGATTCCCTCTCCGCCCGTATTCTTGAACAAGAACACCGGTTGTATCCCCAAGCGGTAGCTCTCTTTGCGGCCGGACGCTTGTCTGTTGAGGGACAAAAAACAAAAATTCTTGAGCCGGCTTCTTAG
- a CDS encoding DUF1844 domain-containing protein: MAEEEGQGFVIRDKRGQAREESPTPAPEAGASSSSHAASEKSQEHAPPLTFSSFIFSLGTSALMLMGEKLSPDQPNAPVNLPQAKEIIDILSMLEEKTKGNLSTEEAAVIKDMLYTLRMKFVEATSEKKPKV; this comes from the coding sequence TTGGCTGAAGAAGAAGGACAAGGGTTTGTCATTCGAGATAAACGCGGGCAAGCTCGTGAGGAATCCCCAACTCCAGCGCCTGAGGCAGGAGCTTCCTCGTCTTCTCACGCAGCTTCGGAAAAATCTCAAGAACATGCCCCGCCGCTGACATTTTCTTCATTCATTTTTTCATTGGGTACTTCCGCTCTCATGCTGATGGGAGAAAAGTTAAGTCCCGATCAGCCCAATGCTCCAGTTAATTTACCGCAAGCAAAGGAAATCATTGATATTCTTTCCATGCTTGAGGAAAAAACCAAAGGGAATTTGTCCACTGAAGAAGCCGCCGTGATAAAAGATATGCTCTACACGCTGCGAATGAAATTTGTCGAGGCGACATCAGAAAAAAAACCTAAGGTTTAA
- the purM gene encoding phosphoribosylformylglycinamidine cyclo-ligase produces MTTYRQAGVDIAAGDEVVRRIRPLAKSTFRPEVLGDIGSFGGLFRLGSERFVDPVLVSGTDGVGTKLKVAFLMDRHDTVGIDLVAMCVNDIIVSGAEPLFFLDYLAVGELVVDKGEAIVKGIAEGCRQAGCALIGGETAELPSFYQSGEYDLAGFAVGVVERANILSGENIQPGDAVIGLASSGLHSNGFSLARRVLLDQGALPLESTLPNMNETVGEILLKPTRIYVKPVMELIKEFSVHGLAHITGGGLTGNVPRVLPHGCLAHIHRGTWEVPEIFPQIQSLGQVEEEEMFRVFNMGIGFVVIVPSDQAGKVMARAKDLGETAFRIGHIDKNPQGTPCVTYSTGGG; encoded by the coding sequence ATGACTACTTACCGTCAAGCAGGAGTGGACATCGCAGCCGGGGATGAAGTCGTTCGGCGAATTCGTCCCCTGGCAAAATCCACATTTCGTCCTGAGGTGCTCGGGGATATCGGTTCTTTTGGCGGGTTGTTTCGGCTTGGGTCGGAACGATTTGTCGATCCCGTCTTGGTCTCTGGTACGGATGGGGTAGGGACGAAGCTCAAGGTGGCATTCCTTATGGATCGCCATGATACCGTCGGCATCGATCTTGTCGCGATGTGCGTAAATGACATTATTGTCAGCGGAGCAGAACCCCTATTTTTTTTAGACTATCTTGCCGTTGGGGAGTTAGTCGTCGATAAAGGCGAGGCGATTGTCAAAGGGATAGCCGAAGGCTGTCGGCAAGCCGGCTGTGCATTAATAGGCGGGGAGACCGCAGAGCTACCTTCGTTTTATCAATCCGGCGAATATGACCTCGCAGGATTTGCCGTGGGGGTCGTGGAGCGAGCGAACATACTTTCCGGAGAAAACATTCAGCCTGGCGATGCTGTCATCGGTTTGGCGTCGTCCGGGTTGCACAGTAACGGGTTTTCCTTGGCACGACGCGTGTTGCTTGATCAAGGGGCGTTACCTCTTGAAAGTACTCTGCCCAATATGAATGAGACGGTAGGGGAGATATTACTCAAGCCAACGAGAATTTATGTTAAACCCGTGATGGAATTGATTAAGGAATTTTCTGTCCACGGGCTAGCCCACATTACAGGTGGTGGATTAACCGGGAATGTGCCTCGTGTGTTGCCGCATGGATGTCTCGCGCACATTCATCGGGGAACATGGGAGGTACCTGAAATTTTTCCTCAAATTCAAAGTTTAGGACAGGTAGAAGAGGAAGAAATGTTTCGAGTCTTCAACATGGGAATTGGGTTTGTCGTGATTGTCCCGTCCGATCAGGCAGGGAAGGTTATGGCACGTGCCAAAGATCTTGGAGAAACAGCATTTCGAATTGGGCATATCGACAAAAACCCACAAGGCACGCCTTGTGTAACCTATTCCACTGGGGGGGGATAG
- the mazG gene encoding nucleoside triphosphate pyrophosphohydrolase: MPTPFDDLVALVAQLRGPNGCPWDRKQTHETLKPYLVEEAYEVLEALDKGDSRQLREELGDLLLQVLLHSELEEEQHRFSMNDVITALHEKLIRRHPHVFGALQKSETSLNANQVVNQWEKIKQSERSTDGRDDSILEGVPPSLPALLRAYQLQKRASRVGFDWEKPEHVLDKLNEELQELREATDHHRTLMAGSPSDQGTSLALEAIEQEFGDVLFTIANLSRYLHINPEEALRKTCNRFEGRFKHMEQLASKSGKGLQELTSTEWESYWSMAKQQEQASLSQDRSSWERNENV; this comes from the coding sequence ATGCCAACTCCTTTTGACGACCTTGTTGCCCTAGTTGCCCAGCTGAGAGGCCCGAATGGTTGCCCATGGGATAGGAAACAAACCCATGAAACCCTCAAGCCCTATTTAGTTGAAGAAGCGTATGAAGTCTTGGAAGCCTTAGACAAAGGCGATTCTAGGCAACTTCGGGAGGAATTAGGCGATCTTCTACTGCAAGTCCTTCTGCATTCGGAATTGGAGGAAGAACAACACCGGTTTTCCATGAATGATGTCATCACCGCCTTGCACGAAAAACTTATCCGACGACATCCACATGTATTTGGGGCCCTTCAGAAATCAGAGACGTCCTTAAATGCGAACCAGGTAGTGAATCAATGGGAAAAAATTAAACAGTCGGAACGGTCTACGGATGGTCGTGACGATTCCATACTGGAAGGTGTTCCACCATCCCTTCCTGCCCTATTACGTGCCTATCAATTGCAAAAACGGGCTTCACGAGTAGGGTTTGACTGGGAAAAGCCAGAACATGTCCTCGATAAACTTAATGAAGAATTGCAAGAACTTCGCGAGGCGACCGACCACCACCGGACCTTAATGGCTGGGAGTCCATCAGACCAAGGGACTTCTTTGGCGCTCGAAGCTATTGAACAAGAGTTTGGAGACGTGCTATTCACCATTGCAAATTTATCCAGATATTTACATATCAATCCGGAAGAAGCCTTGCGGAAAACCTGTAATCGTTTCGAAGGACGATTTAAACATATGGAACAGCTGGCCTCGAAATCTGGCAAGGGTTTACAAGAGCTCACCTCCACAGAATGGGAATCTTATTGGTCCATGGCCAAACAGCAGGAACAGGCATCCCTCAGCCAAGACCGCTCCTCTTGGGAACGAAATGAAAACGTATGA
- a CDS encoding recombinase family protein: MMLAAIYARKSTEQVGIGDEEKSVTRQIEHGRAYAGQKGWSIAEEHIYCDDGISGAEFVKRPAFLRLMNCLKPRPPFQILIMSEESRLGREAIQVSYAFKQILDAGVRVFFYMTDQERKLDNAMDKIMLSLTNFSAEMEREKASQRTYDAMLRKAKNLHVVGNKVFGYDNVPVFGKDSNSDGTPRRQHVIRRINPIQAETVRKIFELYASGFGLARIAKALNEERIVPPHGGNSGWCPTALRDILQRDLYRGIVLWNRTQVVQRNGTRKQRKRPESEWLRMEAPELRIISDVLWEQVEDRRAKNKRAYLRSNDGRLLSRPTGEDRRSNYLLTSICKCVVCGGSLVAIKRTAKRRYTRTVYRCSYHHKRGNAICTNSVELRQDILDSAILHAMNEAVDERVLEASVIQALDRIKKDQKKFPDRRIAIKRELSLIEARARCMLDLIGEGNGNTLMVKELDDLSERQETLKQELIRLDELENVTDLDAKRLAKDLKSLVEDLPALFSRHVPLARQMLRKLLDGHILCEPIMEDGNPGYRFTATGTFDRLLTGMKVVNQSGGGQGD, translated from the coding sequence ATGATGCTTGCTGCGATCTATGCTCGAAAGAGCACAGAACAAGTTGGAATTGGTGACGAGGAAAAGTCCGTCACTCGACAAATTGAGCATGGAAGAGCATATGCGGGTCAAAAGGGTTGGTCCATCGCAGAAGAACACATTTATTGCGATGACGGTATCTCCGGGGCAGAGTTTGTTAAACGCCCTGCCTTTCTGCGACTTATGAATTGCCTCAAACCACGACCGCCTTTTCAAATTCTCATCATGAGTGAGGAGTCCCGATTAGGTCGTGAAGCAATCCAGGTGAGTTATGCATTTAAACAAATACTCGATGCTGGCGTTCGAGTGTTCTTCTACATGACAGATCAAGAACGCAAGCTCGACAACGCCATGGATAAGATCATGCTCAGCTTGACCAACTTCTCGGCAGAAATGGAGAGAGAAAAAGCCAGCCAACGAACCTATGATGCCATGCTGCGCAAGGCCAAAAACCTGCATGTTGTCGGCAATAAAGTTTTTGGATACGACAACGTCCCTGTTTTTGGTAAAGACTCTAACTCAGATGGCACGCCAAGGAGACAGCATGTTATTAGACGAATTAACCCCATCCAGGCAGAGACTGTGCGCAAGATCTTCGAGTTGTATGCATCAGGTTTTGGCTTGGCACGCATTGCCAAGGCCCTCAACGAGGAACGAATTGTACCACCACATGGAGGAAATTCTGGATGGTGCCCGACCGCCCTACGTGATATCTTGCAGCGTGATCTATACCGGGGGATCGTACTGTGGAACCGTACACAAGTTGTTCAACGAAATGGGACTCGAAAGCAACGCAAAAGACCAGAGTCGGAATGGTTACGAATGGAGGCTCCTGAATTAAGGATCATTTCCGATGTATTGTGGGAGCAAGTTGAAGACCGCCGAGCCAAGAATAAACGCGCCTATCTTCGTAGTAATGACGGCCGACTACTATCACGCCCGACAGGCGAAGATCGACGGTCAAACTATCTTCTCACCAGTATTTGTAAATGTGTAGTGTGTGGTGGATCCCTTGTGGCAATTAAACGTACAGCCAAACGCCGATATACCCGTACCGTTTACAGGTGTAGCTACCATCACAAGCGTGGCAACGCGATTTGCACCAACAGCGTTGAACTCCGTCAAGACATTCTTGATTCGGCCATCCTTCACGCCATGAACGAGGCTGTAGATGAACGTGTCCTTGAAGCCTCGGTCATACAGGCCCTGGACCGAATCAAAAAAGACCAAAAAAAATTCCCAGATCGGCGCATAGCGATCAAACGGGAACTTTCCCTAATTGAGGCTCGGGCACGTTGTATGCTTGACCTGATAGGCGAAGGAAATGGAAATACGCTTATGGTGAAAGAGTTGGATGACTTGTCAGAGCGACAGGAAACTTTGAAGCAAGAACTGATTAGACTCGATGAACTAGAGAATGTAACCGACCTTGATGCCAAACGACTAGCAAAGGACCTCAAAAGCCTGGTGGAAGACCTCCCTGCCCTTTTCTCCCGTCATGTCCCTTTAGCCCGTCAGATGCTACGAAAACTCCTTGATGGGCACATTCTTTGTGAACCCATTATGGAAGACGGGAACCCAGGTTATCGTTTTACGGCCACTGGCACTTTTGACCGATTACTAACAGGGATGAAAGTGGTCAATCAAAGTGGTGGAGGGCAGGGGGATTGA
- a CDS encoding sensor histidine kinase, with protein MASPSKLAPRLMPSKKLRERFIRDDEQGPKAQHLHLKPVWIVLLLLIPCLLLTMYYARYGMTGGLKTDSLLPSASYAMVLFLVYLDVVGLVVLTLLLSRNLIKAYFERRHRLLGSGFRTKLIAAFIGFSLVPTVLLAFVASGVISEVMKVWFNDQIEQVLKDSEEMARMYHEGHTALATKSAQAISKEIFREDMLRPEHREILMAAMARKRGELNLTGIEVFSSKLETLARMVDPDVPTTMLSLPVGQLVLQVLDTGKELTSVQEAPIGRLIRAAVPISSNRDPNGIEGVVVVGSYVSESLLAKMEGIARQYTDFRQIKAMENPIKAGAYLFVAVVTVLLLFSATWFGFYVARGITVPIQKLAEGTEAVARGDLSVRIAVKATDEIGTLVDSFNRMTTDLSTGKAELEQANQSLLQSNIEADRRRAYTEAVVETIASGVLSLDVHAMITTFNHSAERILGVMADDVRGRLVFDVFKENNFSLFQEAYDRILVDGRDTLTLEGQMEVQGKLLTIGLSLSRMRNESGKDLGFVLVFEDRSELIKAQKTAAWQEVAQRIAHEIKNPLTPIQLAAQRLRKKFFDKAPDFEDIFDQSTGVIVNEVGSLKRMVDEFSKFARMPAPHMVRESLHEVIEKVVALYTGGHRDVTFHLTLDPTLPLVNMDREQMRRVFVNLFDNAIQAMEQKGRLWVTTEMDWKLQRVMIKVIDEGPGIRHEDQDKLFLPYFSKRSAGTGLGLAIVHRIVTDHNGTIQVANHQTQGAVFSIELPIA; from the coding sequence ATGGCATCTCCTTCTAAATTAGCCCCACGCCTCATGCCCTCCAAAAAATTGCGTGAGCGGTTCATTCGTGATGACGAACAGGGACCCAAGGCGCAGCATCTACATTTGAAACCGGTTTGGATCGTTCTGTTGCTCCTGATTCCCTGTTTGCTCCTTACGATGTACTACGCTCGTTACGGGATGACCGGGGGGCTCAAGACCGACTCTCTCCTGCCCAGCGCCAGCTATGCCATGGTGTTGTTCCTTGTGTACTTGGATGTAGTCGGATTAGTAGTGCTGACCCTGTTATTATCGCGGAATTTGATTAAGGCCTATTTTGAGCGACGGCATCGATTGCTTGGATCTGGGTTTCGAACAAAGCTCATTGCTGCTTTTATCGGATTTTCCTTGGTCCCTACGGTGTTATTGGCCTTCGTGGCCAGCGGCGTAATCAGTGAGGTGATGAAGGTTTGGTTTAATGATCAAATTGAGCAGGTGCTCAAAGATTCTGAAGAAATGGCCAGAATGTATCATGAAGGTCACACGGCGTTGGCCACAAAAAGCGCACAGGCGATCAGCAAGGAAATCTTTCGTGAAGATATGTTGCGCCCCGAACATCGCGAAATTCTCATGGCCGCGATGGCTCGCAAACGAGGGGAGTTGAATTTAACTGGAATTGAAGTTTTTTCCTCGAAACTAGAAACCCTAGCTCGCATGGTTGATCCGGACGTGCCGACCACAATGTTAAGTCTGCCCGTCGGCCAGTTAGTATTACAGGTCTTGGATACGGGAAAAGAACTGACCTCGGTTCAGGAAGCGCCTATTGGACGGCTGATCCGAGCAGCCGTTCCAATTTCATCCAATCGGGATCCCAATGGTATTGAAGGCGTGGTGGTCGTGGGTTCCTATGTGTCGGAGTCTCTGCTCGCGAAAATGGAAGGTATTGCCAGGCAGTATACGGATTTTCGGCAAATTAAAGCCATGGAAAATCCGATCAAAGCCGGTGCCTATCTGTTTGTGGCTGTCGTGACGGTCTTACTGTTGTTTAGTGCTACCTGGTTTGGATTCTACGTGGCCCGAGGCATTACTGTGCCTATTCAAAAGCTGGCGGAAGGGACGGAGGCCGTCGCCCGAGGGGATTTAAGCGTGCGCATTGCCGTCAAGGCGACCGATGAAATTGGCACGCTGGTCGATTCGTTTAATCGGATGACCACAGATCTTTCTACTGGCAAAGCCGAACTTGAACAAGCCAATCAATCTCTCTTGCAATCCAATATCGAAGCTGATCGCCGGCGCGCCTATACGGAGGCGGTCGTTGAAACCATTGCCTCTGGAGTGCTCTCGTTGGATGTCCATGCGATGATTACCACGTTCAATCATTCCGCAGAACGTATTCTAGGCGTCATGGCCGATGACGTCCGTGGTCGACTCGTGTTCGACGTATTTAAAGAAAATAATTTTAGTTTATTTCAGGAAGCTTATGATCGCATTTTAGTTGATGGTCGGGACACCTTAACATTAGAAGGCCAAATGGAGGTGCAGGGCAAACTGTTGACGATTGGCCTCAGCCTGTCGCGGATGAGAAATGAATCTGGCAAGGATTTGGGGTTTGTGTTGGTATTCGAAGATCGTTCCGAGTTGATCAAGGCCCAAAAAACTGCAGCCTGGCAAGAAGTGGCCCAGCGCATTGCCCATGAAATTAAAAATCCATTGACCCCGATTCAACTTGCCGCGCAACGTTTGAGAAAGAAGTTTTTCGATAAAGCTCCTGACTTTGAAGATATTTTTGATCAATCCACGGGTGTCATTGTGAATGAAGTAGGAAGCCTTAAACGCATGGTCGATGAATTCTCAAAATTTGCCAGAATGCCGGCTCCTCACATGGTGCGCGAGTCGTTACATGAGGTGATCGAAAAAGTCGTGGCCTTATATACCGGAGGACACCGAGATGTGACCTTTCATCTGACGTTGGATCCGACTTTACCTCTGGTCAATATGGATCGGGAACAAATGCGACGGGTCTTTGTGAATCTATTTGACAATGCTATCCAGGCCATGGAACAAAAGGGGCGGCTGTGGGTCACCACGGAAATGGACTGGAAACTGCAACGGGTGATGATCAAGGTCATCGACGAGGGCCCTGGGATTCGCCATGAGGATCAAGATAAATTATTTTTGCCATATTTTTCTAAACGAAGCGCTGGCACGGGCTTGGGGTTAGCAATTGTGCATCGCATCGTGACGGACCATAACGGCACGATTCAAGTGGCCAATCATCAAACTCAGGGGGCGGTCTTCTCTATTGAATTGCCAATTGCATAA
- the rlmD gene encoding 23S rRNA (uracil(1939)-C(5))-methyltransferase RlmD produces MKIERIVEGGWGLTHVGSKVTFVRGVLPEELVTITPEDSRQAYQFATLDQVQEFSPNRVQAPCQVYQQCGGCQFQHIRYDAQLRYKQQMLEEAFARIGKITIQETLPPVPSPFPYEYRRWIRFSVFQAQKTFHLGFVQERSHKPVEASGCLLIPESIRSVVEEIKNRLGTMARLPALLSSLEVRASAAFGSHLVILKSPKLFQGQAESLLKAFQDIPAVAGCVVTAGVPPAGRKHAPVRLVSGEDHLFEQFQDMAFRISDRSFMQANWAVYAMIYQTLEEWLGTCAGVRVLELFAGVGCLGLSLARKGAMATVVEENPFAVADARKSASVNHIGRCRFRPSTAEDFLQQVEPNDYDVILVDPPRTGLSKRCVESLLMTKVSRIYYLSCDAPSLARDANRLCAGEYQMRRVQLFDMFPQTAHIETLVEFTHQ; encoded by the coding sequence TTGAAAATTGAGCGAATTGTGGAGGGTGGATGGGGACTGACCCATGTCGGGTCCAAAGTCACCTTTGTTCGGGGGGTGTTGCCAGAGGAACTGGTGACGATTACCCCAGAAGATTCCCGTCAGGCCTATCAGTTTGCCACATTGGATCAAGTGCAAGAATTCTCCCCCAATCGGGTTCAAGCACCTTGTCAGGTATACCAGCAATGTGGAGGCTGTCAATTCCAGCATATTCGGTATGACGCACAGCTTCGTTATAAACAGCAAATGCTGGAAGAAGCCTTTGCCAGGATTGGGAAGATCACGATCCAAGAGACGTTACCTCCTGTCCCTTCTCCATTTCCCTACGAATATCGACGATGGATTCGATTTTCTGTGTTTCAGGCCCAGAAGACCTTTCATTTAGGATTTGTGCAAGAACGTTCACATAAGCCCGTGGAAGCCTCCGGATGTTTGCTGATTCCAGAATCTATTCGTTCAGTGGTAGAGGAAATCAAAAATCGATTGGGGACCATGGCCAGACTACCAGCCCTTCTCTCGAGCCTTGAAGTGCGTGCCTCCGCTGCCTTTGGTAGCCATTTGGTCATCTTGAAATCTCCTAAGCTGTTTCAAGGCCAAGCCGAATCTCTTCTCAAGGCATTCCAAGATATTCCAGCCGTGGCAGGATGTGTCGTAACCGCAGGGGTGCCCCCTGCAGGTCGAAAACATGCACCAGTTCGTTTGGTGAGTGGAGAAGATCATCTGTTTGAACAATTTCAGGACATGGCGTTTCGCATCAGTGATCGATCGTTCATGCAAGCTAACTGGGCCGTCTACGCCATGATTTACCAAACCCTGGAGGAATGGTTGGGAACTTGTGCTGGAGTCCGAGTCCTGGAGTTATTTGCCGGCGTTGGTTGTCTCGGATTGTCATTGGCCAGGAAGGGCGCCATGGCTACCGTGGTCGAAGAAAATCCTTTCGCTGTGGCTGATGCCAGAAAATCCGCGTCGGTGAATCACATTGGGCGATGCCGATTTCGCCCGTCCACGGCTGAAGATTTTTTACAACAGGTTGAACCCAATGACTATGATGTTATTCTTGTGGATCCGCCCAGGACAGGCTTAAGCAAAAGGTGTGTCGAGTCATTGCTGATGACCAAGGTCTCGCGGATTTATTATTTGTCTTGCGATGCCCCGTCTTTGGCTCGTGATGCCAACCGTTTGTGCGCGGGAGAATACCAAATGAGACGTGTTCAACTGTTTGATATGTTTCCACAGACCGCGCATATTGAGACCCTTGTAGAATTTACTCACCAATAA